The following proteins are encoded in a genomic region of Salvelinus namaycush isolate Seneca chromosome 12, SaNama_1.0, whole genome shotgun sequence:
- the LOC120056435 gene encoding interleukin-12 subunit beta-like: MNMLLHHVLYLLLHVASGSQYGTETIETLMPNVKVVKVDLRSFTETQVPLLCGDSYQDTEVIWMKDSEREGHGNQIKVKVEEMMGANYSCHNAAGDYLNHTLVLVQDIPSPNRTRRVLEKSHDTDENEYIRCLAKNYNGTFHCFWKKTKYRTSAVVALVQVGQFSGRNFSCFVHSDGAGLTCEDLDSCSFAEEVSRIDLTVYFRSNYLLEDYTVTPFYIREIVKTDKIHITKVEGNTFQWEYPATWSLPRSYYPLTFQVKVVHARDSCDSEKQVLLKETKETKLTVVHSSKKYRFCLRAKDELVDCPWCQWTHYEVKHKYKKH; the protein is encoded by the exons ATGAACATGTTACTACACCATGTCCTGTATCTCCTCCTTCATGTGGCATCAGGCAGCCAGTATGGGACAGAGACCATCGAGACTCTCATGCCAAATG TGAAGGTGGTGAAGGTGGATCTGAGGAGCTTCACTGAGACGCAGGTCCCTCTGCTCTGTGGGGACTCCTATCAGGACACAGAGGTGATCTGGATGAAGGACAGTGAGCGTGAAGGACACGGGAACCAGATCAAGGTGAAAGTGGAGGAGATGATGGGAGCGAACTACAGCTGCCACAACGCTGCTGGAGACTACCTCAACCACACGCTGGTGCTGGTGCAGGACATACCATCACCCAACAGAACGAGACGCGTCCTGGAGAAGTCACATGACACAGAtgagaatg AATACATAAGATGTTTGGCAAAAAATTACAATGGAACATTTCATTGCTTTTGGAAGAAGACCAAGTATCGGACGTCAGCAGTTGTTGCTCTGGTCCAAGTAGGACA GTTCTCTGGCAGAAACTTCTCCTGCTTCGTTCACAGTGATGGTGCAGGTTTGACCTGTGAGGACCTGGACAGCTGTTCCTTTGCTGAGGAGGTGTCCCGTATCGACCTGACCGTCTACTTCAGGAGCAACTACCTCCTAGAGGACTACACCGTTACACCGTTCTACATACGAGAAATAG TGAAGACAGACAAGATCCACATCACCAAGGTGGAGGGGAACACCTTTCAGTGGGAGTACCCTGCGACGTGGAGCCTCCCACGCTCTTACTATCCCCTTACATTCCAGGTCAAAGTGGTCCACGCCAGGGACAGCTGTGACTCTGAAAAACAG GTCCTTCTAAAGGAAACCAAAGAAACAAAGTTAACCGTAGTTCACAGCTCCAAGAAGTATCGTTTCTGCCTCCGGGCGAAGGATGAACTGGTTGACTGTCCCTGGTGTCAGTGGACCCATTATGA GGTAAAGCATAAATATAAGAAACATTGA
- the LOC120056437 gene encoding ubiquitin-like domain-containing CTD phosphatase 1 produces the protein MSVSVIIKWGGQEYSIRTLSEEDTVLDLKQSIKSLTGVLPERQKLLGLKVKGKPAEDQVKLGSLKLKPNTKIMMMGSREESLEEVLAPPPENDDIVNDFDIEEEVIEVQNREENLAKIARRVKDYKVEGMNPPRAGKSLLVLDVDYTLFDHKSCAETGQELMRPFLHEFLTSAYEDYDIVIWSATSMKWIDAKMKELGVTDNPNYKITFMLDSAAMITVHTPKRGVVEVKPLGVIWGKYSEFYSKRNTIMFDDIGRNFLMNPQNGLKIRPFMKAHLNREKDKELFKLSQYLKEIAKLEDFSGLNHKHWERYRTKKQSQ, from the exons atgtctgtgtctgtgatcATTAAATGGGGAGGGCAGGAGTACTCCATCAGGACACTCTCCGAAGAGGACACTGTGCTGGACCTCAAGCAGTCCATCAAGTCCCTGACAGGGGTTCTCCCAGAGAGGCAGAAACTCCTAGGATTAAAGGTCAAAG gcAAACCAGCAGAGGACCAAGTGAAGCTTGGTTCACTGAAGCTGAAACCCAATACCAAGATCATGATGAtgggcagcagggaggagagtcTG GAAGAAGTTTTAGCACCTCCCCCAGAGAATGATGACATTGTCAATGACTTTGACATTGAAGAAGAGGTGATTGAAGTACAGAACAG aGAGGAGAACTTGGCCAAGATAGCCCGCCGTGTCAAAGACTACAAAGTGGAGGGGATGAACCCACCCAGGGCAGGAAAGAGTCTGTTGGTACTAGATGTGGACTACACGTTGTTTG ATCATAAGTCATGTGCCGAGACGGGACAAGAGCTCATGAGGCCTTTTCTCCATGAGTTCCTGACCTCGGCGTATGAGGACTATGACATCGTCATCTGGT CTGCCACGAGTATGAAGTGGATTGATGCTAAAATGAAA GAGCTGGGAGTGACAGACAACCCTAACTACAAGATCACCTTCATGCTGGACAGTGCAGCTATGATCACGGTGCACACGCCTAAGAGGGGTGTAGTGGAG GTGAAGCCTCTTGGGGTGATATGGGGAAAGTACAGTGAGTTCTACAGCAAGAGGAACACTATCATGTTTGACGACATTGGCAGAAATTTCCTAATGAACCCACAGAACGGACTGAAG ATACGTCCATTCATGAAAGCGCACTTAAACCGTGAAAAAGACAAAGAGCTCTTCAAACTGTCTCAGTATCTTAAAGAGATTGCCAAACTGGAGGACTTCTCAGGTCTCAACCATAAGCATTGGGAGAG GTATCGCACTAAGAAACAGAGCCAGTGA